From a single Aspergillus puulaauensis MK2 DNA, chromosome 2, nearly complete sequence genomic region:
- a CDS encoding uncharacterized protein (COG:B,K;~EggNog:ENOG410PPER), which yields MASLTSTGKAVGIQFASLLEIIEPELKLSFLDQLQRFELWAFSLGLYNTGHSSIDYKFRDSPPLFKYALGLLRDLEQALTSRRCSLAPSYCRCVMVNIVQVAEVSTGEEASPDGDSPNDSSDETDGSDEDEDFSSYQDSHLVEEYLNNISTTVDRLYALSFRIRDPAMRTGLSRAATYTEIDQESDIDLIASFRQWDLTHLVELFRLWRKQDSVDDHFLVRRLAQANTRRRQQFKYWAYCKDQLQDEGRTGLDNGLTHFPRPMGEHNHGALAAHTEPDPTLSSEHAGAPDSDSASHQRRVAYFSLPRLRMEASETTPRTQPASNISKRASMAPEGSLKSSVHDDWANNVKQIDIVIRGVGSMIARLLPNEEVEPVLVERLRKHFSYISWTEFRFTDSNDIPVPIDYDTLYGSMTIFAHPSINRGHTVPPHAIHQDESTQESPQSSTNTRQIAAQGDQKVAFRGKNKSRSSGWYVT from the exons ATGGCTTCACTTACATCCACAGGCAAAGCCGTCGGCATCCAGttcgcttctcttcttgagATTATTGAGCCTGAGTTGAAGCTCTCATTTCTCGATCAGTTACAAAGGTTCGAGCTCTGGGCTTTTAGTCTAGGTCTATACAATACAGGACACAGCTCGATCGATTACAAATTCCGGGATTCCCCTCCCCTATTTAAATATGCCCTCGGTCTATTGCGAGATCTTGAGCAGGCCTTGACAAGCCGTAGGTGTTCGTTGGCTCCCTCATACTGTCGGTGTGTCATGGTTAATATTGTCCAAGTTGCGGAAGTCTCgaccggcgaagaagcctCTCCCGATGGTGACAGCCCAAACGATTCCAGCGACGAAACAGATGGAtcagacgaggatgaagacttCTCGTCGTACCAGGACTCCCACCTGGTAGAAGAGTACTTGAACAACATCTCAACCACAGTTGATCGACTGTACGCGCTATCCTTTCGTATTCGCGATCCTGCAATGCGGACCGGTCTATCACGCGCTGCGACCTATACTGAGATAGATCAGGAAAGTGATATAGACCTCATTGCCTCATTTAGGCAATGGGACCTGACTCACCTTGTTGAACTATTTCGCCTTTGGCGGAAGCAGGACAGTGTGGATGACCACTTTCTCGTACGCCGTCTAGCCCAGGCTAATACGCGGCGGAGGCAGCAGTTCAAATACTGGGCCTATTGCAAGGACCAACTCCAGGATGAGGGCCGGACTGGCCTCGATAATGGTTTAACTCACTTTCCAAGGCCCATGGGAGAACATAATCATGGAGCCTTGGCCGCTCACACCGAACCAGATCCCACTCTATCATCGGAGCACGCCGGCGCGCCCGACAGCGATTCAG CATCTCATCAGCGTCGAGTGGCATATTTCTCTCTACCTCGACTGCGGATGGAGGCTTCTGAGACGACGCCCAGAACGCAGCCCGCAAGTAACATTAGCAAGCGGGCATCTATGGCACCTGAAGGCTCCCTGAAAAGCTCTGTTCATGACGATTGGGCCAATAATGTGAAGCAAATTGACATTGTTATCCGCGGCGTCGGTTCAATGATTGCCAGGCTCTTGCCTAACGAGGAAGTAGAGCCTGTTCTTGTAGAACGCCTCAGGAAACACTTCTCGTATATTAGTTGGACTGAGTTTCGATTCACAGACTCGAATGACATACCGGTCCCAATTGACTACGACACCTTGTATGGATCCATGACCATTTTTGCGCATCCTTCCATTAATCGTGGTCATACTGTTCCGCCACATGCAATCCATCAGGACGAATCTACTCAGGAGTCGCCGCAATCTTCAACAAACACACGGCAGATAGCAGCGCAGGGCGATCAGAAGGTAGCTTTCCGCGGCAAAAATAAGTCGCGCAGCTCAGGGTGGTATGTCACCTAA
- a CDS encoding putative NAD binding Rossmann fold oxidoreductase (COG:S;~EggNog:ENOG410PV2S;~InterPro:IPR004104,IPR000683,IPR036291;~PFAM:PF02894,PF01408;~go_function: GO:0016491 - oxidoreductase activity [Evidence IEA]), with protein sequence MAPKKLQVGAAGLGRMGKRHAINFLNRAPRSQLVAAFSPDPEEIQWAKQHLEPYGVTLYTKYEDMIQHPGLQAVVIGTATSVHAEEAIKAMEKNLHVLCEKPLSINLDICNEVVAAAKQRPHLKVMCGFSRRFDDSYRAAYRKVENGLIGRPSVLRSQTCDKHDPSGFYVEYASWSGGVFVDMAVHDIDLTLWFFGSDVVPKSISAYGITAVTPDLKKYNDYDNAVGIVEFHNGKIAYYYCSRMMAHGQEDVTEIIGTEGKLSVNLNPQSDLVNYYHAGGITREVPPHYWGRFEQAFVKETNEFVDSCLDDTPLPMKLSNAVKAVQIGAWLQESLVSGKQLRFDETGKRIEAAKI encoded by the exons ATGGCCCCCAAGAAGCTCCAAGTCGGCGCCGCTGGCCTCGGCCGCATGGGCAAACGCCATGccatcaacttcctcaaccgcgcTCCCCGCTCGCAACTGGTCGCTGCATTCTCTCCAGACCCTGAGGAGATCCAATGGGCAAAGCAGCACCTCGAGCCTTACGGCGTGACCCTTTACACTAAGTACGAGGACATGATCCAACACCCCGGTCTGCAAGCCGTTGTCATCGGTACTGCTACCTCCGTTCACGCAGAAGAGGCAATCAAAGCCATGGAAAAGAACCTCCACGTCCTCTGCGAGAAGCCCTTGAGCATCAACCTTGACATT TGCAACGAAGTCGTCGCCGCAGCAAAACAACGCCCACACCTCAAAGTAATGTGCGGTTTCTCCCGCCGCTTCGACGACTCCTACCGCGCCGCATACCGCAAAGTCGAGAACGGGCTCATCGGGCGTCCCTCCGTGCTGCGCTCCCAGACCTGCGACAAGCACGACCCGTCCGGGTTCTACGTCGAGTACGCCAGCTGGTCTGGCGGTGTCTTTGTGGACATGGCCGTGCACGACATCGACCTAACCCTTTGGTTCTTCGGGTCGGACGTCGTTCCTAAATCCATTTCCGCATACGGGATCACTGCTGTTACGCCTGACTTGAAGAAATATAACGACTATGACAATGCGGTTGGGATTGTGGAGTTCCATAATGGGAAGATTGCGTACTACTACTGCTCGCGGATGATGGCCCATGGACAGGAGGACGTTACTGAGATTATCGGGACAGAGGGGAAACTGTCTGTTAACTTGAACCCGCAGAGTGACTTGGTCAACTACTACCACGCTGGTGGGATTACTCGTGAAGTTCCGCCTCATTACTGGGGACGCTTCGAGCAGGCGTTTGTTAAGGAGACGAACGAGTTTGTGGACTCGTGCCTCGATGATACGCCGCTGCCTATGAAGCTCAGCAATGCGGTCAAGGCTGTTCAGATTGGAGCTTGGCTGCAGGAGTCGCTGGTCAGTGGGAAGCAGCTGCGGTTTGATGAGACTGGGAAGAGAATTGAAGCTGCAAAGATATAG
- a CDS encoding WXG100 family type VII secretion target (COG:S;~EggNog:ENOG410Q1JR;~InterPro:IPR010310,IPR036689;~PFAM:PF10824,PF06013;~SECRETED:SignalP(1-18)) has product MHFSKILPVTLFAALAVAAPAPAPQISVDPEQIKQFSQSIQSFASNTDSGLNDLNGQREALGSSWNGQVAQALEQAFSQFEQAVNEITETASKISSALDGSVQSFDEAEESNAGRFD; this is encoded by the exons ATGCACTTCTCAAAGATCCTCCCCGTCACTCTATTCGCTGCCTTGGCAGTTGCCGCCCCTGCCCCTGCGCCTCAGATCTCTGTCGACCCCGAGCAAATCAAACAGTTCTCTCAAAGTATTCAATCATTCGCCTCCAACACGGACAGTGGCTTGAACGATCTGAACGGCCAGCGCGAGGCACTCGGTAGCTCCTGGAACGGCCAGGTAGCT CAAGCACTGGAGCAGGCTTTCAGCCAGTTCGAGCAGGCTGTAAACGAGATCACCGAGACTGCATCCAAGATTTCCTCTGCCCTTGATGGTTCGGTGCAATCTTT CGACGAGGCGGAGGAATCCAATGCGGGTAGATTTGACTAG
- a CDS encoding uncharacterized protein (COG:S;~EggNog:ENOG410PN8G;~InterPro:IPR021858) has translation MWLDLCDPERHFHQVVPQRARSCPPLMNAILAASARHLTRVPKYRTESGAVKYGGRTLHDLTDETALHYHSKCIQDLLELGANPEQTGNEDLLAAAIILRFYEEIDYPLQDEQKDDEVFLRVLNMFIEAQIPNMAVGSQALSTVAGEISTSPGEIYSSPSSNVFRNTTSLESRWYMSSLRQAAFWVAFRQEVYSAFLKQRPFSMSLSRCDIFRSFTPGEDGLWTARLVIFCADILEFCYGNTAHSTAQATQTQTQPHPHPHPHPKERWAQLKCLSQKWIDSLPCSFEPIYVREPDRRQGEVFPEICYLTNIHVAGVQHIELARILLAVYDPDIPRLGLGRKESMRALSEELRAAVLRLCGIAVCNRQNPPSLTTALLGIVVCGEHFEDRVEQMALMELLDELDYHHGWPVGYYRERLKQSWGWP, from the coding sequence ATGTGGCTCGATCTCTGCGACCCCGAGCGACACTTCCACCAAGTCGTTCCCCAACGGGCGAGGAGTTGTCCACCGCTGATGAACGCGATCCTCGCAGCGTCTGCCAGACATCTCACCCGCGTCCCAAAATACAGAACCGAGTCTGGCGCAGTCAAATATGGTGGACGTACACTGCATGACCTGACCGACGAAACTGCCCTGCACTACCATAGCAAATGTATCCAGGACCTGCTGGAACTGGGCGCGAACCCCGAGCAAACGGGCAACGAGGACCTCCTGGCTGCGGCGATTATTCTCCGGTTCTATGAAGAGATTGACTATCCGCTGCAGGATGAGCAGAAAGACGATGAAGTGTTTCTCCGCGTCCTTAATATGTTTATTGAGGCTCAGATACCGAACATGGCAGTCGGTTCTCAGGCCCTCTCGACGGTGGCGGGCGAAATATCAACATCGCCTGGTGAGATCTATAGTTCTCCCTCATCAAATGTATTTAGAAATACTACGTCTCTTGAGTCCCGGTGGTACATGTCCAGCCTCCGACAGGCTGCGTTCTGGGTCGCCTTCCGACAAGAAGTATACTCAGCCTTCCTCAAGCAACGACCATTCAGCATGTCGCTCTCTCGATGCGACATCTTCCGCTCATTCACCCCAGGCGAAGACGGCCTATGGACCGCGCGGCTGGTTATTTTCTGCGCGGACATTCTGGAATTCTGTTACGGCAACACAGCACATTCCACAGCCCAGGCCACgcaaacacaaacacaaccgcatccacatccacatccacatccaaaGGAACGGTGGGCGCAGCTGAAATGCCTGTCCCAAAAATGGATCGATTCCCTCCCTTGCAGTTTCGAACCGATCTATGTGCGCGAGCCAGATCGGCGCCAGGGCGAGGTATTCCCGGAGATATGCTACCTGACGAATATCCATGTGGCTGGTGTGCAGCATATCGAGCTTGCGCGGATCTTGCTTGCGGTGTACGACCCGGACATACCGAGGCTGGGACTTGGGCGTAAGGAGAGTATGCGGGCGCTGAGCGAGGAGCTGAGGGCTGCGGTTTTGAGGCTGTGTGGGATTGCAGTGTGTAACCGGCAGAATCCGCCGTCGTTGACGACAGCGTTGCTCGGGATTGTGGTCTGCGGGGAGCACTTTGAGGATCGGGTTGAGCAGATGGCGCtgatggagttgttggatGAGTTGGACTATCACCATGGCTGGCCTGTGGGATATTATAGAGAGCGATTGAAGCAGTCGTGGGGGTGGCCGTAG
- a CDS encoding uncharacterized protein (COG:S;~EggNog:ENOG410PXH8;~TransMembrane:4 (i35-53o65-83i104-123o129-147i)), with product MSSNPASNQSGPSAPPAEPFKAFQQLISYLDRHKLSSLILLGFIYPILGRFAHGPTTTPPSGSQYVGTYDLIFTSVLGIVAVHQNQHFSWQARFAYLQWSSLSSAVEQVIGGSVISVALLIFFVSPLPILSLSVGLLIAWQYVLVTYHRNIRQVSSEVEQLFYKAKVAVESSRRYASEIATQEQSILSLVVAMCTDAGPYSLIAGSRASKIAPLLNGNVTAIVPAAKELTALSSGSSTTLRSVLQAYEQTRWLADKANLLAKHGEMAEALSVIQSMSTELTSALDGEAQLLSAKTKAHDISTQVHLNDIVSSHKKVIDQLQAAAARPSRPDPQSSQGTLPNTVTLRNPKAIVGSLSGAPEDIDDKAFTLNLPFPISIYGHSSSVLSLNDNGMVCLDQAPSSSIADVRTGQQLPFRAGLAPYTLFPLWKDLKITKGKPHGIYYDVESTAPNRTLSIEYYVTRYKLESQYFHFLVIFHEARPNFVTFRYHDVKDEGAEGTVGVQGPEGEFYSAVYANLDRS from the exons ATGTCTTCGAATCCTGCTTCGAATCAGTCTGGTCCAAGTGCACCACCAGCTGAGCCCTTCAAGGCCTTCCAGCAACTAATCAGTTACCTGGACCGGCATAAAT TGTCCAGCCTGATCCTTCTCGGCTTCATCTATCCTATCCTCGGACGGTTCGCCCATGGTCCCACGACCACGCCCCCCAGTGGTTCGCAATATGTCGGAACATACGACTTGATATTCACTTCAGTTCTTGGAATAGTTGCAGTTCACCAAAACCAGCACTTCTCATGGCAGGCCCGGTTCGCCTATCTACAATGGAGCTCGCTGAGTTCTGCAGTGGAGCAAGTCATCGGAGGAAGCGTTATATCAGTTGCTCTTCTCATATTCTTTGTGTCGCCGCTACCCATACTATCTCTTTCAGTAGGGCTTCTGATTGCATGGCAGTATGTCCTCGTCACATATCATAGGAACATACGGCAAGTATCCTCCGAGGTGGAGCAGCTGTTCTACAAGGCCAAAGTAGCGGTCGAAAGCAGCCGCCGATATGCTAGCGAGATCGCCACCCAGGAACAATCTATTCTGAGCCTGGTTGTCGCAATGTGTACCGATGCAGGTCCATATAGCCTGATTGCTGGTAGTCGGGCATCTAAAATCGCGCCCCTTCTCAATGGAAATGTCACCGCTATAGTCCCAGCTGCGAAGGAATTAACGGCCCTCTCGTCAGGTTCATCTACTACCCTTCGCAGTGTCCTTCAGGCATATGAGCAAACGAGATGGCTAGCTGACAAGGCCAACCTTCTTGCTAAACATGGCGAGATGGCAGAGGCTCTATCTGTGATTCAGTCCATGTCCACCGAACTGACCAGTGCGCTTGATGGCGAAGCTCAACTGCTTTCTGCAAAAACCAAAGCCCACGATATAAGCACCCAAGTTCACTTGAACGATATAGTCTCGTCGCATAAAAAGGTCATTGATcagctgcaggctgcagcggcCAGGCCTTCAAGACCCGATCCACAGTCTTCGCAGGGTACATTGCCCAATACTGTA ACGCTCAGAAACCCAAAAGCTATTGTCGGCAGTCTCTCCGGCGCACCAGAAGACATCGACGACAAGGCCTTTACATTGAACCTACCCTTCCCAATCAGCATCTACGGCCACTCCAGCTCAGTCCTATCTCTCAATGACAACGGGATGGTCTGTCTCGACCAGGCGCCATCGTCCAGCATCGCAGATGTACGAACCGGCCAACAGCTCCCGTTCCGCGCCGGACTCGCGCCATACACCTTATTCCCCCTGTGGAAAGACCTGAAGATCACCAAGGGAAAGCCACACGGGATATACTACGATGTCGAGAGTACCGCACCGAATAGGACCCTGTCTATTGAGTACTATGTCACGCGGTATAAATTGGAATCGCAGTACTTCCACTTCCTGGTTATCTTCCACGAGGCGAGGCCGAATTTCGTTACCTTTCGGTATCATGATGTGAAGGACGAAGGTGCAGAGGGGACTGTTGGTGTTCAGGGTCCAGAGGGTGAGTTCTATTCTGCTGTCTATGCGAATTTAGACAGGAGCTGA
- a CDS encoding cell wall mannoprotein 1 family protein (COG:S;~EggNog:ENOG410PRQK;~InterPro:IPR021054;~PFAM:PF12296;~SECRETED:SignalP(1-18)), with the protein MKFTGLVSLFAILGPALASPTPLNARDLDTIKSVLSDIQKQVNSLNTAITAKPLEANPVITQSNNLVNTINKGSSTVNAQGELSQLDALGLVSPTQDLADDTDKTVKSLISIKPDVIKLGEGCTTLTALNKQHKAATGLSSAIVSKVPEALGSTAKELSDKISASIQKGADAYKGSCDQKEEEPKTEESSAEQETAGADADVQAKPAACAAN; encoded by the coding sequence ATGAAGTTCACTGGCCTcgtctccctcttcgccatccTCGGCCCAGCCCTCGCCAGCCCAACCCCCCTCAACGCGCGCGACCTCGACACCATCAAGAGCGTGCTCAGCGACATCCAAAAGCAAGTCAACTCGCTCaacacagccatcacagccaAACCCCTCGAGGCCAACCCAGTGATAACCCAATCCAACAACCTCGTCAACACAATCAACAAGGGCAGCAGCACCGTCAACGCCCAGGGCGAACTCAGCCAGTTAGACGCGCTAGGTCTCGTCTCGCCAACCCAGGACCTCGCCGACGACACCGACAAGACCGTCAAGAGCCTGATTAGCATCAAACCCGATGTTATTAAGTTGGGCGAAGGCTGCACGACTCTGACAGCCCTGAACAAGCAGCACAAGGCTGCCACTGGGTTGAGTTCGGCGATTGTGTCCAAGGTCCCTGAGGCGCTGGGAAGCACGGCCAAGGAACTCTCTGACAAGATCTCTGCGTCGATCCAGAAGGGCGCGGATGCGTATAAGGGTTCTTGTGAtcagaaggaggaggagcctAAGACTGAGGAATCGAGTGCGGAGCAGGAGACTGCCggtgcggatgcggatgtcCAGGCGAAGCCTGCTGCTTGTGCTGCTAATTAG
- a CDS encoding uncharacterized protein (COG:S;~EggNog:ENOG410PHFD;~InterPro:IPR036291) — protein MAPKIFLTGASGYVGGDVLHALLSAHPDWESSITVLLRNKAYEAAFKSAYPSINLFFASLDDSHAIADEVSKHELVVHFALSADHLPSAEAIVAGLNKRGGGIYIHTSGTDVLLDPRADLHPTGQVRVIDDWDGIGVVTSLPDDAPHRNVDKFVLASGSDTLKTAIICPSTVYGTGRGLISQRSDQIPNLAKLILQQKQGLQLADGQTFWNSVHVYDLARLYVRFVDDAIGDSSGSDLESTSARGLLTWNRDGYYLVESGRYFWGEIARQITSEAYRLGLLPAEKVVVVDGVLGRDVLAPAGRPVGNYAVEAKTVRARRLLGWEAVEGSLQDEIPAIVRAEAVRLDLKRDGEARAVW, from the exons ATGGCACCAAAGATCTTCCTGACTGGAGCT AGCGGCTACGTTGGAGGCGACGTCCTCCACGCCCTGCTGTCCGCCCACCCCGACTGGGAGAGCAGCATCACCGTCCTCCTGCGCAACAAAGCCTACGAAGCAGCATTCAAATCCGCATATCCCAGCATAaacctcttcttcgccagtCTTGACGACTCGCACGCCATCGCAGACGAAGTGTCGAAACACGAACTCGTCGTGCATTTCGCGCTCAGCGCCGACCACCTCCCCTCTGCAGAGGCCATCGTCGCGGGACTGAAcaagagaggaggaggaatcTATATCCATACCAGCGGGACAGATGTGCTCCTTGACCCGCGCGCAGACCTCCATCCGACCGGGCAGGTGAGGGTTATCGACGACTGGGATGGGATCGGGGTGGTTACGTCTTTACCTG ACGACGCGCCCCATCGCAACGTCGACAAGTTCGTCCTCGCATCAGGCTCCGACACCCTGAAGACAGCAATAATCTGCCCGTCGACCGTCTACGGCACAGGGCGCGGCCTCATCTCCCAGCGCTCCGACCAGATCCCCAACCTGGCAAAactcatcctgcagcagaagcaagGGCTCCAGCTTGCAGACGGACAGACCTTCTGGAACTCCGTCCACGTGTACGATCTGGCACGGCTGTACGTGCGGTTTGTCGATGATGCGATCGGTGACAGTTCTGGGTCCGACCTCGAGTCTACTTCTGCAAGGGGGTTGCTGACATGGAATCGCGATGGGTACTACCTCGTCGAGAGCGGGCGGTATTTCTGGGGCGAGATCGCGCGGCAGATTACTAGCGAGGCGTACAGGCTTGGACTGCTGCCAGCGGAGAAAGTAGTGGTGGTTGATGGTGTGCTGGGGAGGGATGTGCTGGCGCCCGCTGGCCGACCCGTGGGCAATTATGCGGTTGAGGCGAAGACGGTGCGGGCGCGCAGGCTTCTCGGCTGGGAGGCTGTCGAGGGCAGTCTCCAGGATGAAATCCCGGCGATTGTGAGGGCCGAAGCGGTGCGCTTGGACTTGAAAAGAGACGGTGAGGCGAGAGCAGTGTGGTAG
- a CDS encoding putative hydrolase (CAZy:GH2;~COG:G;~EggNog:ENOG410PJ3U;~InterPro:IPR006103,IPR006102,IPR017853,IPR036156, IPR008979,IPR006104,IPR013783;~PFAM:PF02837,PF00703,PF02836;~SECRETED:SignalP(1-23);~go_function: GO:0004553 - hydrolase activity, hydrolyzing O-glycosyl compounds [Evidence IEA];~go_process: GO:0005975 - carbohydrate metabolic process [Evidence IEA]), which yields MPPLNSLARAVFPLLAVAGLAAAATPYSPKTPPLTTDWTEQVGTNPWPEYPRPQLQRSQWKNLNGVWEYRNAGGPGAVDTPPFGQSLDTEVLVPSCLESGLSGLQANANSTLYSWLSTNFTVPKDWEDSVLLNFGAVDYEATVFVNGQNAAFHRGGYFEFTVDVTKYINPDADNELLVFVYDPTDTEGTMAPLGKQTLKPSHIFYTPCSGIWQSVWLESAPAEHISRLDVAANKDGEVTVTVHSESGKDASVDIKVLNGDEEIASHTGTANQEFTFTVDDVKVWSPDTPNLYNITVTLGKDTVSSYTGFRTVSRGKINGIERPLLNGEFKFIFGTLDQGYWPDGLHTPPTREAMVYDLKVLKELGFNMVRKHIKIEPGLFYRAADELGLLVIQDMPSMPQRQPDAAQQEEFARQLELMINQLKSHPSIFSWVIYNEGWGQLDNGEPEFGLTDRVRKLDPTRLINAVTGWHDHGAGDFSDNHHYANAQCGTPYWSSASSPYDPKRIALQGEFGGIGHNVSLEHLWNVQQAIDSIPETYEIDENLEIWNYRSRFLLSELREQIQKFACSGAVWTQTTDVEGEVNGLITYDRRVKRVNEKQWKDDIESLYSAARGRGEK from the exons ATGCCTCCTCTAAATTCCCTTGCTAGAGCCGTCTTCCCCTTGCTGGCCGTGGCCGGcctcgccgctgctgccactcCGTATTCCCCCAAGACTCCGCCGTTGACAACGGACTGGACCGAGCAGGTTGGCACAAACCCCTGGCCGGAGTATCCCCGGCCTCAGCTGCAGCGGTCGCAGTGGAAGAACCTGAATGGCGTCTGGGAGTATCGGAATGCAGGGGGTCCTGGGGCTGTGGATACACCGCCGTTTGGACAGTCTCTCGACACAGAGGTCCTGGTTCCATCATGTCTAGAGAGTGGTCTTTCTG GCCTCCAAGCAAACGCAAACAGCACACTCTACTCATGGCTGTCGACCAACTTCACCGTCCCCAAAGACTGGGAGGACAGCGTGCTGCTCAACTTTGGAGCTGTGGACTACGAGGCCACCGTCTTTGTCAACGGCCAGAATGCTGCCTTCCATCGCGGAGGATACTTTGAGTTCACCGTCGATGTGACCAAGTACATCAACCCTGATGCTGACAATGAGCT GCTCGTCTTTGTCTACGACCCTACAGACACCGAGGGCACCATGGCCCCTCTGGGCAAACAGACGTTGAAACCCTCGCACATCTTTTACACCCCATGCAGCGGCATCTGGCAGAGCGTCTGGCTCGAATCCGCCCCAGCAGAGCACATTTCCCGGCTAGACGTCGCTGCTAATaaggacggcgagg TTACCGTAACGGTCCACAGCGAGTCCGGCAAAGACGCCTCCGTAGACATCAAAGTCCTAAATGGAGACGAGGAAATCGCCTCCCACACCGGAACCGCAAACCAGGAATTCACATTCACCGTCGACGACGTCAAGGTCTGGTCTCCCGACACACCCAACCTGTACAACATCACCGTGACCCTGGGCAAGGACACGGTGTCCAGCTACACGGGGTTCCGCACCGTCTCCAGGGGCAAGATTAACGGCATCGAGCGCCCTCTCCTCAACGGCGAATTCAAATTCATCTTTGGCACCCTGGACCAGGGATACTGGCCTGATGGCCTGCATACGCCCCCGACTCGTGAGGCAATGGTTTACGATCTCAAGGTTCTCAAGGAGTTAGGGTTTAACATGGTTCGGAAGCAT ATCAAAATCGAGCCCGGTCTCTTCTACCGCGCTGCCGACGAGCTCGGACTCCTAGTCATCCAGGACATGCCGTCTATGCCGCAGCGGCAGCCCGACGCGGCCCAGCAGGAGGAGTTTGCACGCCAGCTGGAGCTCATGATTAACCAGCTCAAGAGCCACCCTAGTATCTTCTCTTGG GTAATCTACAACGAAGGCTGGGGCCAGCTCGACAACGGGGAGCCAGAATTCGGCCTCACAGACCGAGTCAGAAAACTGGACCCAACCCGTCTGATCAACGCCGTTACGGGATGGCACGACCACGGCGCGGGCGACTTTAGT GACAACCACCACTACGCGAACGCGCAATGCGGGACGCCGTACTGGTCTTCTGCGTCCAGCCCCTACGATCCCAAGCGGATTGCGCTGCAGGGCGAATTCGGCGGTATTGGGCATAATGTGTCGCTTGAGCA CCTCTGGAACGTCCAACAAGCCATCGACAGTATCCCAGAAACATACGAGATCGACGAGAATCTCGAGATCTGGAACTATCGCAGCCGGTTCCTTCTTAGTGAACTCCGCGAGCAGATCCAGAAGTTCGCGTGCAGTGGCGCCGTCTGGACACAGACGACGGATGTAGAGGGTGAAGTTAACGGGCTCATCACTTATGACCGCCGCGTCAAGCGGGTGAATGAGAAGCAGTGGAAGGATGATATTGAGAGCTTGTATAGTGCTGCTCGCGGGAGGGGGGAGAAGTGA